From one Culex quinquefasciatus strain JHB chromosome 3, VPISU_Cqui_1.0_pri_paternal, whole genome shotgun sequence genomic stretch:
- the LOC6048871 gene encoding presenilins-associated rhomboid-like protein, mitochondrial, whose translation MALRLLMNLKQVPAFSSSSPLTFCRGQLLNPAKFSQHQSNVLRFSRQHRSNVPRGESFAPRQTIVPTELATESGYIDPSSLWKCFAFTVAFTTGSFVGVTIWEYETIRSRAMTALRSKLNLNWFRERARNGRQEVDQWRKEVSGWWSRLTPGERVFAPICALNVVVFGLWRLPQLQPMMVRYFASNPAARAVCWPMFLSTLSHYSLFHIAANMYVLHSFSHAAVATLGREQFLGLYLSAGVIASFASHVFKTVMRQPGLSLGASGAIMAVLAYVCTQYPDTQLSIVFLPMYTFSAGAAIKVIMGIDLAGVLLGWKIFDHAAHLGGALFGLFWAHYGSTRVWPLREHFVGYWHELRGPPKK comes from the exons ATGGCGTTAAGGTTACTGATGAACCTGAAGCAGGTTCCGGCGTTTAGCag TTCCTCCCCGCTGACATTCTGCCGCGGTCAGCTGCTGAACCCGGCCAAGTTTAGCCAGCACCAGTCCAATGTCCTCCGGTTCAGTCGTCAACACAGATCTAACGTTCCCCGGGGCGAATCGTTTGCCCCCCGCCAGACGATCGTGCCGACGGAGCTGGCCACCGAGTCCGGCTACATCGATCCGTCGAGCCTGTGGAAGTGCTTCGCGTTCACGGTGGCCTTCACCACGGGCAGCTTCGTGGGGGTGACGATTTGGGAGTACGAAACGATCCGGTCGCGGGCGATGACGGCGCTGCGGAGCAAGCTGAACTTGAACTGGTTCCGGGAGCGGGCTCGGAACGGGCGCCAGGAGGTGGACCAGTGGCGGAAGGAGGTTAGCGGCTGGTGGAGCCGGTTGACGCCGGGGGAGCGGGTTTTTGCGCCGATTTGTGCGCTGAACGTGGTGGTGTTTGGGCTGTGGCGGTTGCCGCAGCTGCAGCCGATGATGGTCCGGTATTTTGCGTCGAATCCGGCGGCCAGGGCCGTGTGTTGGCCAATGTTCCTGTCGACGTTGAGTCACTACTCGCTGTTTCACATCGCGGCCAACATGTACGTGCTGCACAGTTTTAGCCACGCCGCCGTGGCCACTCTGGGGCGGGAACAATTCCTGGGGCTTTATCTGAGTGCGGGCGTGATTGCGTCGTTTGCGAGTCATGTGTTCAAAACGGTCATGCGGCAGCCGGGGCTTTCGCTGGGGGCTTCCGGGGCCATTATGGCCGTATTGGCGTACGTTTGCACTCAGTATCCGGACACGCAGCTGAGCATAGTATTTCTGCCAATGTACACGTTCTCGGCGGGGGCCGCCATCAAGGTCATCATGGGCATCGACTTGGCGGGAGTTTTGCTCGGTTGGAAGATTTTTGACCACGCGGCGCATTTGGGAGGGGCGCTGTTTGGACTGTTTTGGGCGCATTACGGCAGTACAAGG GTTTGGCCACTCCGGGAGCATTTTGTCGGTTACTGGCACGAGCTGAGAGGACCACCGAAGAAATGA